The Lolium perenne isolate Kyuss_39 chromosome 6, Kyuss_2.0, whole genome shotgun sequence genome segment ATGATGTGTGGGACCTGCTGGCTGCTGGTGCTTTGGTCGAATCTTCTTTTTTTTAATGGTTGGGTCGGATCTTCTGAAGGAAACCATCCGCTTCATCTCCTTCCTCTATTTTTCCCCTTTCGCCGGCTGCGCTAAACCCTAGCCAAAGCCTCCGAGCTCACAATTCAACGGAGCATATCGGCAATGTCGTCCGCCGGCGACGGCACGAAGCCTTCGAGGTCCGCCATCGTGGCCGACATGGCGAGCGGGCACCATCTTCTCACGATCCATGGGTACTCCGGCACCAAGAGCATCCCCACCGGAGACTGCGCCAAGTCCCTCCCCTTCACCATCGGAGGCCATCTCTGGCGCATCGACTACTACCCCAACGGCAAAAAATCCGATGTCGAGGAATACATATCCCTCGGCTTAATCCTCGACGAAGATGTCGCGGCGGAGGTGAACGCGAAGTGGGACATCTGCttcgccggcgaggaggaggaggcgaagcaagTGGCCTCGATGGCATCGGAATCGGTGTTCAACTTCCCCTCCCGGAGCTGCTCGTTGTGCACGACCTTCGTCAAAAGGGAGGCCCTGGAGAGCTCTGAGCATCTCAGGAACGATTCGTTCACCATCCGGTGCGACATCGTCGTCGTCCACGGTTGCCGCGCACAGGAGCACGCAGTGGCCTTTGTCTCCGTGCCCCCGCGCAACCTGCACCGCCATCTGGGAGAGCTCCTCAAGACCGAGAAGGGCGCTGACGTGGTGTTCGAGGTCGGCGGCGAGACCGTCGCCGCGCACCGCTGCGTGCTCGCCGCTCGCTCCTCGGTCTTCAGCGCCGAGCTCTTTGGACCGATGAAGGAGGGCAACGCCGCCTCTGGCGTCATCGTGCGCGTGGAAGACATGGAGATGGTGGTGTTCAAGGCGTTGCTCCACTTCGCCTACACGGACTCGTTGCCGGAGATGCAGAAGGAAGACGAAGACGTGACCTACCAGCATCTGCTCGTTGCAGCGGACAAGTACAACATGGAGCGTCTGAAGCTGATCTGCGAGGGGAAGCTGTGCGAGTACATCGATGTGGGCACGGTGGCGACCATCTTGGCGCTAGCCGACCAGCACCATTGTGACGGGCTGAAGAAAGCTTGCTTGAACTTTCTAGCCGCTCCGGCAACTCTGAAGGCGGTCATGGCCACCGATGCCTTCCAGCATCTGAGCCGGAGCTGCCCTTCTCTCATGGTTGAGCTCATGGCCATGTCCTTGCAGCATTAGCTGAGTGATCGATGCTGCGTGTTGTAGGCTTATAGCAATGGTGAATCATGGTTTCTAGACTAATGTAATCAGGTAGCTGTCTTAGTAGTTTATTGCAGCATCTATCCTAATTAGCCATTGACATGCAAAAATCAGCCTCATTTTGTCCCTGTTTTGTCAGTTCATCGCATCTCTGCAACTGTGGCAGTTAACTAGGAAGTGCATTGAAATCAGACGACAGATATTGCTCATGTTCTGGTCAATGGTAACTCATAGTTTTTTAGGTGTTTATCATGATATATATTGATCCTGTTTTAGCAATGGGTACTCCGTGGTTTCTGAACCTTATCGTCTTATGTTATCATTGCATCATTCAGAAATGTCGCCCTTTCCATCTTTTGATGGATGCCTATTTTTTCAGGTAAATGAGCTGATTGAATTTCCACTAGGCATCTTACTGTTGGTTAcctttttttattattttccatCATTTATAGTAATGCTTTCGCAAGGAGATGTTAAAACAGTCTCTTATGCTTATCAGATAGCTTGAGCATAGCATCGACACTGGTCCTGTTAATTTCTTTTTCTGCAAAATGCATATATAGAATGCTTTGGCTGTTCTGCATGTGGTCAAGGCTCCCTGAGGAATCATGGTATCTATCCTAATTAACCTCATTTTGCCCCTGTTTTGTCAGTTCATTGCATCTGCAAACATGCAAATTAGTCAGTTCAGAGGGCATGTAATGCTCAGGTTTTGGGCAATGGTAGCTCATGGTTTAATATATCTTTGTCATGTGGATATTGCTCCTATATTAGCAATGGGTACTACATGGTTTCTGAAGCTTATCCAGTTATGTTATCATCGCATTGTTCCAGCGGTCCTTGCCAATTTTTCATGGATGACTATTTTTCAGGTAGATGTTTTGTTTGAACTTCAGCCACCCTTACTGTTAGTTATCTGGTTGTATTATTTTCAATCATATATAGTGATGCAAAGCACTTGTGCTTTCCCTTTTAAAAGGAGATGTTAAAACAGTCTCCTATGTACTCTGCATGTTAAGCAACAAGTACTTTATTATCAGATAGCTTGATCATAACATCGACACTGTTCATGTCATTTCcttttttttacaaagtagtaTGTTTGAACTTCAGCCACCCTTACTGTTAGTTATCTGGTTGTATTATTTTCAATCATATATAGTGATGCAAAGCACTTGTGCTTTCCCTTTTAAAAGGAGATGTTAAAACAGTCTCCTATGTACTCGCATGTTAAGCAACAAGTACTTTGTTATCAGATAGCTTGATCATAACATCGACACTGTTCATGTCATTTCcttttttttacaaagtagtaTGACATTGTTTCAGCAATGGCACCCTTGCCAGTTTATCATGAATGCCTAATTTGCAGGTAGCTGTGATGATTGGGCCTCCGCTGGCAACTGCTAATTATCCGTTTATATTATTTCCCATGCATATATAGAATGCTTTGGATGAGTAATGCAAAACACTTGTGCCTTCACTTTCCCAAGGAGATGCCAAAATAGTCTCTCATCTACTCCGCATGTTAATCAACAAGTATTTTGTTATCAGATGGTTTGACCATAGCATCTATACTGGCCCTGTAAATTTCTTGCTTTTGCTTTCTCTTTGCACGGCAAACTCAGGTTTGACACTACATGGAAATGAAGAAAAATAAGAGATATTGTTACCAAAAAGTGCTGCAGGATATGGTATGAAGATCAATATGATTTGCTATCCATTTCATATGACTGAAAATGCATGAGATTCTGGCTACTGCTGTACAAGTTATTTGTTCCTATACTGAAAGCAGAGCAAGTTCTATGTTAGGAAAGAAAATAGAGCATGTGTCTAGTGTTGGTGGTAGGCagtgtcaataaaaatacaatagTTTGTCCTTTAATTACTAGAATTGCTTCAAAGTTGAATGTCAAAGCTATGTTTCATGTCTCTCTACTTTCAGCGTTATGGACGACTCGTTCACCATCCGGTGCGACATCGTCGTCGTCCACAACTACCGGGCATCGGACGACGCCCTGGCATTCGTCTCTGTGCCTCCCTGCGACCTGCGTTGGCACTTCGGCGAGCTCCTCAAGACCGAGAAGGGCGCCAACGTGGTGTTCGAGGTCGGCGGTGAGACGGTTGCGGTGCACCGTTGCATGCTCGCCGCCCGCTCCTCGGTCTTCAGCGCCGAGCTCTTCGGACCGATGATGGAGGGAAATGCTGCTGGCGTCGTGGTGTTCAAGGCGTTGCTCCATTTTGTGTACACAGGCTCATTGCCAGAGCCGCAGAAGGAAGATGAAGACTTCACCTACCAGCATCTGCTTGTCGCAGCGGATAGGTATGGCATGGAGCGGCTGAAGCTGATCTGCGAGGAGAAGCTATGCAAGTACATAAATGTGGGCTCGGCGGCGATCATCTTGGCGCTAGCCGAGCAGCACCATTGTGTGGGCCTGAAGAAGGTGTGCTTCAGTTTTCTCGCCGCTCCAGCAAATCTGAGGGCGGTCGTGGCCACTGACGGCTTCCAGCATCTGAGCAAGAGTTGCCCTTCTCTTATGGTCGAGGTGATCACCATGTCCTGTGCATTAGTTGAGTGACGGATACTGAATGTTGTTGGACCATTTATTTAGCGACATTTTGGCTATGTGTTTGTCAGTTCATTGCATCTCTGCAAATTGTGTCAATTCACCAGAAAGTACATTGAAATCGGAGGGCATAGGATGCTCAGGTTGGGCAATGCTAGGCTCGCCCATGGCTTGTAGATCTTTGTCATGAGATATTGCTCTTCTTTTACCAATGGACAACTCCATGGTTTCTTAATCTCATTGCTGTCTGTTCTTATCACTTGGTTCTTGTGTTACATGATTTATTCTGCGCTAACTTTGTAAAGAGATACAAAGTAGTAGTATCACATTGCTTCAGCAAGGGCATCCTAGCGAATTTATCATGGATAGCCATTTTTCTGGTAGATTTTCTGACTGAACTTCCATTGGGCATGTTAATGTTAGTTATCTGCTTATACTTACCTTTGTTGCATACATAGTAATGTAAAACACGTCATGCTTTCTATTTTCCAAGGAGATGTCAAGTAGTCTCTCCTCTATTTTGCCTGTTGATCAACAAGTAGTTTGTATCAGATAGCTTGATCATCCCATTAACATCAGTCTTGTAATTTCTCCCTATTGACTTGCCCTTGTGCGTCAAAACTCAAGGTTGACACTAGATGGAAATAAAATTAAGAGGTCTTGTTACCAGTGAATTATGCAGGGTATGGTATAATAATCAATACACACACATGAGGATGTGGTTATTTGGGAAGAGGCATCATGAAAACTCACTGTCAAATCATGAAAATcagtctgcatcaaaatgatatgtgTTAAATACCTGTTCATGTTTCACTTCTGTTTCCAGTAGAGCTGCCACGTTGATAAAGGGCAATCTCCATACCAGGAATTTTCATGGCAGCCATGGGATGCTAGCTCAGTAGAAACTTTGAACATCCAGTATTTTCTTTTAATGGCATATGGTCAAGGCTACCTGTGGAACTGTAAGTCGATATTCAGTGGCCAGTAGTAAGCCAATTAATTTTTGTCTATAGCATGGATTTGCCTGATTTGCTGTCACTTCATATGACAGCAAGCATGGGAGATTCTGCCTACTGATGTACATTTTTATTATTTCGTATCTACCAATTGCCTGGAAGTCTGTTCTAAATTTAAGATAACTAGATGACCCGGTGAGGCCCGGCGCAAAGTCAAAAGCGAGATGGAACTGTCACCATAAGTTTTAACCGGTTAAGAAGTAgtgttattttcttcaaaagtcaGCTAAGTAGTGTTATTTTCTTCAATAAAAATACAACAGTATCATCACTAATAAGCAAAGAACAAATGTCTATGGTTAAATAAGGTTCCTTCATTAATAAAAATACACATGTTGCGCCCCAGCGCAAAGTCAAACGCGGCAAGGAGCTCCTATGCACGGAGAGGTTTCTTCCATGGTATCAGTCACGGAACCTAATTACGGGCAAGTCGAAACAAACACAACCCATAATCAAGTTACAAAATCATGAACCAAACACGTTCTTAGCATCTAGATGCACGGTGACCATCTACACTAACACCTTAATGCACCCTTCTTAGAATACATATGCACGGTGACCATCTGCACTATCATCTTAATGCATGCTTACATTCTTTTTTCATGTTGGGTCCATAAAGGCCCAGCAAGCCAGTGGATCGTTCTGACTGTGACTGGCTTACTGGTTTGTGTTTCTATATCAAAGCTGGAAGAAATTTTCGTAGGTTTCTTTGCACCGCAGCGTTTTCTTTCATATCTGCCGGAATAGGTGTTGAACTGCTTTCTGTTAAGTTAATTATTTTTTGGTAGGGTTATGTCAGGTCAATTCCAAATTCTATATATGTTCCTGCAAACAAGTAATTCACATGAATTTCCAGAAGCAAATCAGTGTCTTTTTAGAATGTTGACCCATTCTTAGGAAGGTTCATCCTAGTTTATCTTGGTCCCAACCAGCCACAAGACTGATGGATTTTTCCAAATACTCTTCATCTTCAACCCAAATTTGCCTGCTTGAAGCCGTCGCTTCTGTTGGCAGTGCCTCTTGGACGTCTTCTGATAGCCGCGTCGATCCTTGTTCTATTTCTGTTGAACTATCTCCATATGTCAGTCTGCGGGTACAGTTTGGCAAGTGCATCTCCTTGTCCTCTTGGCACAACGAAACACAACGCAGGGCACACACGCTGCACAAAGTTACAAACTGAAGCTTTCGAGATTGTCCTGCTTCTCCTGTCCTGGGGTTTGTCCATGGTTTACTACATCCACAGCAGAAGCAAACGGGAGCGTCCATGTCCAGCGACAGGAAAAGAAGTCGATAAGCCATGTGAGGCTACAGCAGTATGATCGGACTGAACGCATGGCGCCGAAGTAGAGTTGGCAGCAACTGACGCTAACCATGTTTTTTTTTCACTTCTTCCGGAACAACATTAACCTTCTAGATTAGCATACCGTTAGATGCTGAGGCTTTCTTTTCAGGGTTTACATGCTAAGTTTGGAGCAGCTAGTAACGCTGAAgctcaaaataaataaataaaactagTAACGCTGCAGGCCTAGATTTAAAATTTAGCAGAAAGCCCTCTCGCAAGAGGCGCCCCAGATATCACTAATTCAGCACATCATTGTCACTTGCAAACAAAGGCTTTACCTCTAGGCTCTATCCCATTACCTTTACATGGGCGCCTTTACATACGCTAACAAACAGGAGCTAGTTCCTCTCTCTCCTCGCTGAAATTGCATGATACTGTAATTAACTCTTTTCCAGCACATTGCCTCTCTTAGTCTGAAATTTGCAGGATAATTGCCACTTTTGCAGCACATTTCACCAACAATAAGATAACTAAAACCACAGTGGAGATCGTTGATTTGCTAGTTGCCACTGAAAAGGCCAGCATGCAGATAACAAGACAAGGGCCCTCAGTTCCTGCCTCTTGTGCTTGTCTAACCAGAAAGGTTGTGAATTATGGTGCTTTCATTTGAAAGTTCGTTTGAAAGAGGGGCTCGAGGTGTGTAGCAGTTGCATGATGAGGTAGTCAACTTTTCACCAACTAATTCTTTAACAATTCTTTAGTTCTCGTGTTTATCCTAAACAAGCATGGTCAGGTGGATGCTACACGCCCTAAATGTTCTCCTTTTGGCAGAATTAGTTAAATATGAGTAGTAGTCGCACCTACTAGATTTGGTTTAACTGTCATGATTGCTTTTGTATTATTCAGACAGAAGTCCAACGTTCTTTCGATTTCTTTTTTCAAGAACCGGCAACAATTGTTGCCCGTTTTTTCCATTAAGGTTTAGCAAGGATTTTACAGTTTGATATACAGGGTTTCACCGCTTGCTTACACACACACTCAATAAACTACTCCTCGCTACTACCCGCCCTTTGCCTAGCTATCTTCCATAACCCTAGCTCTGCTAGTGTGGCTTGCACAAGCTGACTTATAGTTTAACTTTTTCCGTCAATTGCATTCCTTGCAAGCCATAATCATACAGTACTAGACACCCCATGGTATTGTATATAAAGTACTACTAGATTAAAAAAAACGAAAAGGGGAAAGCCGCCAGTACTAGTTGATGTATTTTTAGTTTAGACTCAAACCGTATATATGTGCCCTTCTGATCCTCTTTGCCATAAGCAATTAAAAGGTCAGATCAAGCAGGCATTATTTGTTGGGATTGGAGGCCATGGACCTTTCTGTTGGGAAAAGGCTGGGGATCACCCGGGGGATTAGCGATCAAATCGTCCGGTTCCAGCCACTCACGCGCTGCCTCCCTTTGTCGTGGTCCACGCACACACATGGGTGGGTCCCACCGAACCAAGACAGAAAAATCCCCATCTTCTTCTCCACCGCTGTTCCGTGCGAGCAGGCCACTCCgcacgggccgcgccgccatccgCACACGCCGCCGTGGCTCAACGCCACAGcaggcgccgccgtcgccgccgcctcgcctCTGCCTGCTCCGCCGCCCGCCTAGCTGCTCCACCGAGCGGATCCTCCTCCGCGAACGCCGCCGCTTTTCCCCGTGCATCCATGGAGGCGCGGCCGGGAATCGTGGCCGGTTTTCGCGCCGCCGCCCTATCTCCATCGCGCGCCACCGGATTTGCACCGCCGTGCGCCACCGGAGTTCGGCCGCCGCTCCTTGGATTCTCACCGCCCGCGCCACCGGAGTCCGGCCTCCGCGCCACTGGATTCTCACCGCGGCGCGCCACCGGAGTCCGGCCGCCGCGCCGGCGCGCGGAGTCCGGCCGCCGCGCCCTGGATTCGCACCGCCGCGCGCCGCTGGAGTCCTGCCGCCGCGCCATGGAGCTCCATCCCCGAGCTTCCCCCTCATCAGCTCGCGCCTCCGCCAGCTACATACCAATATTTTTTGTTGCTactttggttttgtggtttcgctACAATATTCTGTTTTTTTGCTACAATCTCTCCGGTGAGAATCCATTGAAACTAGGTTTTGCTACATTTGTTATAGGTGTTTGCTACAATAGTATATTTTTCTGCTACAaattctccggcgaggtctccggcgagtctccgacGATGTTGGTTTTGCTACTATAGCAaaaaaaggttgctacaattttTGTGTGTTTCTGCTACTATAGCATATTTTTTTTGCTACTAAGTCTCCGGTGAGGTTACCTGTGGGTCTCCGGCGAcatctccggcgagtctccggcgacatctccggcgagtatccggcgagtctccggcgagtcttcggcgggtctccggcgaggtctgtgTTATTAGGTGAAAATAGAGTTTGCTACAATTaaaccgttttttgctactttGGTGCATTATGGTAGCAAAAGTGGGAGAGAGGGCTGGTTGGTTTGATCGGACGGCCGGAAACGTTCCAGATCTGTTGATCGGACGGTTGGGGACCAGGGGGATTAGAATtctaatcccccgggggacgcccagcactcCCCTTTCTGTTGTGGAGACTAGACCGGAATGTAACTGGAATATACAAGTACAGCACACGCGTCCTTATTATG includes the following:
- the LOC127305221 gene encoding BTB/POZ and MATH domain-containing protein 1-like, with amino-acid sequence MSSAGDGTKPSRSAIVADMASGHHLLTIHGYSGTKSIPTGDCAKSLPFTIGGHLWRIDYYPNGKKSDVEEYISLGLILDEDVAAEVNAKWDICFAGEEEEAKQVASMASESVFNFPSRSCSLCTTFVKREALESSEHLRNDSFTIRCDIVVVHGCRAQEHAVAFVSVPPRNLHRHLGELLKTEKGADVVFEVGGETVAAHRCVLAARSSVFSAELFGPMKEGNAASGVIVRVEDMEMVVFKALLHFAYTDSLPEMQKEDEDVTYQHLLVAADKYNMERLKLICEGKLCEYIDVGTVATILALADQHHCDGLKKACLNFLAAPATLKAVMATDAFQHLSRSCPSLMVELMAMSLQH
- the LOC127309153 gene encoding BTB/POZ and MATH domain-containing protein 2-like, encoding MDDSFTIRCDIVVVHNYRASDDALAFVSVPPCDLRWHFGELLKTEKGANVVFEVGGETVAVHRCMLAARSSVFSAELFGPMMEGNAAGVVVFKALLHFVYTGSLPEPQKEDEDFTYQHLLVAADRYGMERLKLICEEKLCKYINVGSAAIILALAEQHHCVGLKKVCFSFLAAPANLRAVVATDGFQHLSKSCPSLMVEVITMSCALVE